The nucleotide sequence ACAAATCGGGCCTTAGGAAGCTATATTGGCCGATAAGTTGTGTTTAACAGCAGCGTGCCATACATTTACATAAGACTGAGCATTAATTGCTGAATATAGTTGAATATTAAACTTTTTTTTATTGTTCACAGTTAGTGGTTAGTAGCTAACAGCGCAGTTAGTATCGAGCTTCTCCTTGCGCTGCTCGTTTCCTTCTCCTTTTATTCATCGCCGACCGATTCTTTACCACTGCTTCGGTTTGTTTTAACCCATTACTGTGGCAAGGAACAAACCAAACGACGAGAGCTATAGCTCTGAGCAACCGCTCATCAATAGGGCCATAGAAATACTCTACGGCAAGTGGCGCTTACCAATCATCCTTTTACTGGGTCAGAAGACGCTTCGCTACACAGAATTAAAAGACCAGCTCCCCTCCGTTAGCGATAGAGTATTGGCCAAAGACCTGAGGGCATTGACAACATTGGGCGTGGTCCAGCGTAAGGTGTACGCTGAGGTCCCACCTCGGGTAGAGTACACCCTTACCGAACGCGGGCGGCTTGCCCTACCCATTTTTATCCAACTAAAAGAAATCGGCCGGATTTTTTCGACTTCGTCCGACGATCATTTCAATTAAGCAACCGATGGTTTCAACAGTGAAGTTTACCAACACCGGGCGATCCCAGTTCTTCTCGACTGTCCGCAAACGTGTAGATACGTATTTTACGGAAAACAATGTTTCCCCGAATGCAAACGGGGCTATGTGGACGAAAGCTATTTTTTTCCTGACAGGCTATGGCCTGCTATACGGCCTGATTTTATCGAATCAGTTTGGTGGATGGGCTATGCTGGGCATGGCAATGCTGCTGGGAACATTTGCGGCCTTCATTGGCTTTAACGTTGCGCACGACGCCGTGCACGGAGCATTCTCCCGCCACGGCTGGGTTAACCGGCTGCTTGGTTACAGCTTTTACCTGCTGGGCGCCAGTCCTTACGTTTGGCGAATTATGCACAACGTGGTTCATCATACGTATACCAACATTCCTGGTCATGACGAGGATATCGACGTAGCGCCGGGGCTTATCCGGCTCGATCCGGCTGATGAGGTTCGCCCCTGGCAAAAATATCAGCATCTGTATGCGTTTCCGCTTTACGGGCTGACATCGCTGGCCTGGGTGTTCCGGAAAGATTTCCTGAAGATGTTCAAGGATAAAATCGGTCAGTACGATACAACCCATGAGACCCATGAGTACGTGACCCTGTTCGTTACAAAAGCCGTTTACTATCTGTTGTTTCTGGCGCTTCCGTTGCTCGTGCTTGACGTTGCTTGGTGGCAGGTGCTAATTGGCTTTGTGGCCATGCACATTGTTGAAGGACTAGTGTTGGGGCTGGTATTTCAGCTGGCGCACGTGGTAGAAGGAACCTCGTTCCCGCTGCCAACGCCTAATGGTAATATTGAGGAAGCCTGGGCAATCCACCAATTGCGGACTACGGCCAATTTCGCGCCCCGCAGCGCTATTGCGGCTTTCTTTTGTGGCGGGTTAAACCGGCAAATTGAACATCATCTGTTCCCCAAGATCTGCCATATTCATTACCCGGCCATTACGGCTATTGTGAAACAGACCGCGCACGAGCACAATCTGCCTTACCTGGAAAGTCCTACGTTTTCTTCGGCGCTGGTTTCGCATTACCGATTCCTAAAACAAATGGGTCAAACGCCATCCACCCGTCTGACGTAGACTGTTAATCATCAACTCCTTTCGCTCATGGCCTCTCAAAAAGATCTTGACTTTACGTATTCGACGATCGATAAAATCTTTCGGTTGAGCATGGGCGAAACCGGCGATTATAGTGGTGCTATGTATAACGGTGATTTCTCACTGACACTCGAAGAGGCTCAGCGGCAGAAACACCAATTTATAGCGGACAGCCTGTCTATTGGTCCTGGCTCAAAGGTGCTCGATATGGGCTGTGGCTGGGGACCCTTTCTGACTTACATAAAAGGTCGGGGTGCCGACGGCCGGGGCGTTACGTTATCGCAGGGGCAGGCAGCGGCCTGCCAGCGCAACGGTCTGCGTGTGGATGTAAAAGACTGCCGCACCATCCGGCCCACCGATTACGGTCGGTTTGATGCGATCACCTGCATTGGCGGCATGGAGCACTTCTGTTCGATTGAACAATGGCAGGCAGGCCAGCAGGATGCCGTTTACGCTGATTTCTTTCAGCATGTAGCGGATTTACTGCCCGTGGGCGGCCGGTTTTATATGCAGACGATGGTGTTCAGCAAGAACATGCCGCCCTTCGAGCGTATTCGGCTGGATGCTGACCCGGACTCCGACGCTTATTATATGGCCCTAATGGTAGCGGAGTTTCCGGGATCCTGGCTACCTTACGGCCCTGAGCAGGTCATTCGCAATGCCGAGCCAAAGTTTAAGCTTATTTCGAAAAGCAGCGGACGGCTCGACTACATTGAAACCATTGGGCAGTGGCGCAAGCGCTTTCGAGCGTTCAGCCTGGAAAAGTACCTGACTTATGCCTCGCTTCTGCCCCAGTTACTAATCAATCCCGCTTTTCGGGGCCTGATTGCCACTTTCCGTAAAAGTCCGAACCGTGTCTGTTTCGAGCGCGAATTAATGGATCACTACCGGCTTGTGTTCGAGAAAGTGTAAACCGGAACCGTTTTAACCGAATACCTGATGCCATGAAAACGATCATGAATTTTATTTCGAAGATTACAGTGGCATTCCGGGCCGCTAACATTGGCGCTTATTTCGCACCTATGTTTCGACCCATGATTCTCGAACAGGAACGGCTGCGGCCAATCCGGATTGGGGTAAAAAATCAAAAAATCAATCAGTTAAACACAAGGCCAAACGGGGCGGAACGTCTCACCAGATTATGACCACGCCCATCAGCAGCCAGCGCCAGAGTCAGCTCCATCAGTTAATCGGGTCGCCCATTTTTGATCGAAATCGCCCGGACGACGGTGCCTGCGAGCAGACATTCGCGGAGTTAATCCGCCTGGTCGACGATCTGCTGCATCAGTCCGAAAAAGCCGGTCATCGAGTCGATTTCACAAACGGAGTGGGGGTGCATGGTAAAATACAGGACATTACGTCGCTGGTCGAGAGCATACGCCGGAGTGTTATTCCCCAGACGGGGCTTCCTGCTCATTTCGCTCCCGGCCAGTTTAACTGCTATTACGATGCCGGCAACGGCTATTTTGCCAATGGCGTTTTCTTTAGTGCCGATTACGACGCCGACGTAGCCTTTTTTGTGGATGAGCAGCGAATTTATTTGCGTCATCACATCGAACGGGCCGTGCAGGAGGCCGAGCAGCATCTGCTCAAACCGACTACCCCAACAACTCGGTTGTAATCGTTTCATTGAGTTGGCTTCTATTGTTCTTCCACTGTTCCCGCCCCCAATTCCGTAAACAGGGTTTGCCAGTACTGCGTTACGGTGGGGTTGTTTTGCTTTACCGATGCGTTCGGTTCAAAAGGTAAAATCATCGTAATCTCCGGGCTGCCAATTGGGTAGCGTTTAAGCTGTTCGGCATCGGCTTTCGCCCATTCATCGGCCTGCGCGTTGTCTTTGGGCGGCTTTACCTGAAAATCGCGTCGATTTGCTCCCTTTACGCTTTCGATCATGTCGCTCAGGTAATATACTTTTACCGTCGCGCCCGACTCGTTGGCTTTGGCAATTACGGGCAGGCTGGCCCAGATGTCGGTTTCCCGATTCGACGAGCCCGTATTCTGCTTCACCAACTGCTGCTGCACCCGCTGCCGGATCTGGGCTTTCTCGCGGGTCAGCATCAGTCCAAACTCAGTTTCGGCCGCTTCGCGGTCGGTGGGGCTGGCCGCGCTGACATCTTCCATCTCCGTACGGGTCGTCAGGTTCAGAACGCGAGCTTTAGCCGTGTTTTCATGAATGAAATAAACCGCCAGCTGATCGCCTTTCTGCCGGATGTTCTGTTCAATAATGTCGGTCAGCGCCTGTTGATACTTCTGGGCTACGAACGCGTTATTTACGTTAACACTGCGGGTTTTGTCTAGAAAGATCAGCGTATAAATCGGTTCACTGACAGCCGTTCGGGTCTTGTCTCCATCGCTGGAACAGGCCAGCATCGTAATCAGAAAAAAGCCGAGCACAGCCCGGCTAATCGTGTGCATACAGTTCATAAACAAATCGCCGACGTTTATCGGCCCGATAGTAACGCCTTCCGTAACGTGCTGTCGGCGGGGGCGTTATGATTCCAGTAATCAGATTGTAGGGTCGTCTTTAAAACGGCGCGTGAGGTCAGAACGTTGTCTTTGCTCTTATAGGTTTCTTCCCAGCCGACGATTTTATGCGGGAACTGGCCTTCGAACACGATCATCAGCGTTCGGTCGTCGGTTGGGTACTGAATCCGGTAAGCTTTCAGGAACTTGCCCGGATACAGAACACCCTTGTACGTATCCAACTTCGTCTGAGCCAGCAGGGGTTCGAGCTGTTTATGCCGTAACCGGGCTGCCATAGTGCCGGGAATGAGTTGTATCTCACCGACGGGTAACTTGTCCGGATCAAGCCGTATACGATTCCAGAGTTCATCTTCAAGCCAGGTTTTTGCCACCGAATACGCTTCGTTAACTTCTTTTTCGAAATACGATTTACCGGCAACCTGATACCCGTTGTTTTGATAGTTGAGCTGAATATAGCTGTGTCCGCACCACTCCTGCCCCGACGTGCTGACTTTAAGCGTATTCGGAAAGGCCGGGTTATGGATGGGCGTAAAGACAGATGTAAACAAGGAATAATCGTAAATGCCCGTTGCAAACTTCCTGATCATGTTAGTCTTCAGCACAGGTATCGCCTTATCGCGGCTGTCGGCCGTTTCGGATTTTACCTGCTTATCGGTTCGAAAATCTTCGGTCACAAAAATCAGCACAGCTTCGCCCGGATTGAGTACACCATACTGTGCCTGTTCGAGCCGGTAGCTGCTGAGTTCAGCTTTCCCGGCAAACCAATAGGCCGCAAACTGGACCGGGGCTGGCTCGGCGGGGCTGGCTACGTTGGACTTCTGCTGAAATACCGTTGCCTTCATAGCAAAGGCGAACACTACAGCCAGCGCCAGAATAATGAGCAGAAAATTTTTCGTGATTATTTGCTTCATAGCTAAATCAGGGTGTAGCGCCAACAGACGTGACCCGTTCCATTTGATGCAAAAGTCTGGTAGTTTAGCTTATCTTACAACTGTTTACCCAACCAGCCTTAGCACACATGCCTTTACGCTTACATTCTGTGGGTTTCCTGCTTATCGTTTTCAGCCAGCTTACATGGGCTCAGGTTGAAAAAGCGCCGGCTCGCCACGAAGGCGACGGCCCGTTCGGGCGGCTAATCATTCGGGGCGTTACGCTTATAAACAGCACGGGTGCGCCACCAGTTGGCCCGGTTGATATTGTGGTTGAAAAGGACCGGATTGTTCAAATCAAACTGGTTGGTTATCCCGGTGTTCCAATTGACGCAAAGAGCCGCCCTCAGGCTGCACTGGGCGATAAAGAATTGAACTGCGAGGGCATGTATCTGATGCCGGGTTTCGTGGATATGCACGGCCACATTGGCGGCAAAGATCAGGGCGCCCACGCAGAGTACGTCTTCAAACTCTGGCTCGGGCACGGTATTACAACCATTCGCGATCCAAGCTGCGGTAATGGTCTCGACTGGGTACTCGAACACCGCGCTAAAAGTGAACGTAACGAGATTACGGCCCCGCGCATCAAAGCCTATACGGTTTTCGGTCAGGGAGCAAAAGACCCGATCAGTACACCCGAACAGGCCCGCGCCTGGGTGCGTGATAACGCCAGGAAAGGAGCCGACGGCATCAAGTTTTTCGGTGCTGAACCCGCCATTTTCCGGGCCGCTCTGGACGAAAACAGAAAGCTTGGACTCCGGTCGGCCTGCCACCATGCGCAGCTGGAAGTAGCCCGGATGAACGCACTGGCAACCGCCAAAGCCGGACTGACGAGCATGGAACACTGGTACGGCTTGCCAGAAGCCTTGTTTGAGGACAAAACCATTCAGAACTACCCTGCCGATTACAATTACAATAACGAGCAGAACCGGTTCGAGGAAGCCGGCAATCTGTGGCAGCAGGCCGCTAAGCCTGGTACCGAGCGCTGGAACAAGGTCATAGACGAGCTGATCGCGCTGGATTTTACGCTCGATCCGACGTTCAACATTTACGAAGCCAACCGCGATCTGATGATGGCCCGCCGGGCCGAATGGCACGACGACTATACCCTGCCCAGTTTATGGCGGTTTTACGGCCCCAGCCGGATTTCGCACGGGTCCTACTGGCATAACTGGGGTACTGAGCAGGAAGTGGCCTGGAAGCGGAATTACCAGCTCTGGATGCAGTTCATTAACGAATACAAAAACCGGGGTGGCCGGGTCACAACGGGCTCCGATTCGGGGTTTATTTACCAGCTATACGGCTTTGCCTATATCCGCGAGCTTGAACTGCTGCGCGAAGCCGGTTTTCACCCGCTCGAAGTGATCCGGACGGCAACGCTGAAAGGGGCCGAAGCCCTCGGCATGGCCGATCAGATTGGCTCCGTGGAAGTAGGTAAACTCGCTGACTTCGTCATCATTGACCAGAACCCGCTGGCAAACCTGAAAGTACTTTACGGCACGGGGGCGATCCACCTCAACGCCAAGAACGAAGTTGAACGCATTGGCGGGGTTACGTACACGGTTAAAGACGGCGTTGTGTACGATGCGAAAAAACTCTTAGCTGATGTGCGGAAGATTGTAGCAGATGCCAAGCAAAAAGAAAACTTTGAGATCACGCAGCCGGGTATTGCGCCGAAGCCAGGTAAAGTGTCCGGCGGGAATAAATAAAAACTGGCTTCATCGCGCTTCGTAACTACCAGATACAATCAAACGCCCAAAGCAGGCCATAGTAGCTTGCTTTGGGCGTTTGATTCGGCGGAATACGCAATTACTTACTGGAAGAGCTATCGCCGTTCAGCCAGACAACTTTCTGTTCGGGCGTATGTTCCTGACCGAGAATGTCCCGGTATAGATCTGGCCGTCGGGCATTTCGGTACCGATGGCCACCAGCCTGTTTGAGCTTATCGGGTGTACAAACGGCCGTAACCACGTCATTGCCTAACACGCGACACTCAGCCAGCACATCGCCAAAGGGGTCCAGAATCATCGAGCAGCCATTCTTTAACTGATCGTCGTCCATGCCGATTGGGTTGGAGAAGACAACATATACGCCGTTGTCATAGGCACGGGCGGGTAGCCATTTCATCAGCCAGGCACGGCCCTTCAGTCCGTCAAATTCCAGACGCAGTGACGTAGGGTCATTTTCCCGATTCGCCCATAAAGCCGGATCGGCAAAGCCCGCACCAGGGCGGGTAGACGGCGTCATCATCGTTACGTGCGGCATAAAAATCACGTCGGCACCCAGCAGGGCCGTTGCACGGACGTTTTCCACTACATTGTTATCGTAACAGATCAGAATCCCGCATTTCCAGCCCAGCAAATCAAAAACAACGTATTCGTTCCCCGGCAGAATATGCGGATTGATAAACGGATGCAGTTTACGATACTTGGCGACCAGCCCGTTTTTATCGACGCAGACGTAGGCCTTAAACAACTGATCGTCCCGGTCTTTCTCAAACAGCCCCGCCAGCACGGCGATATCATTATCCCGGGCAATCTGGGTTAATGCCTGAACGCTTTCACCTTCGGGGATATACTCGGCAATGGCCAGCATCTGTTCTTTCGACAGATTCCGGGCGAAGGTATAGCCCGTAATGGAGCATTCGTGAAAGGCAACCACCTGCGCGCCCTGCTGGGCGGCTTTCGCCGACAGGCTACGAATAACTCCCAGATTATAGGTTTTATCGCCACTGGCATTTTCAAACTGAGCGGTGGCAATCTTCAGATTTTGCATCAGACTAAAGCGATTAACGACTTCGGTTGCACAGGAAAGCAGCCGGTTCAGACCGATTACTGTTTGTTGCTGTCAACGGCCAGGCGCTGGTCCCGATTGGCGACTTCCCAGGCCGTAAAGAATACCAGCCGGGCCGACCGTTCAGCCAGTTTGAAATCAATTTTTTCAACGTCGTCGGTCGGGCGGTGATAATCTGCATGTAGACCGTTGAAATAGAAAACAATGGGAATCCGGTGCTTGGCGAAGTTGTAATGATCGGACCGGTAATAGATGCGCTGTGGGTCTTTGGGATCGTTGTATTTGTAATCCAGCTCCATCTTAACGGATTTCTCATTCGCGTCTTCGCTGATTTTGTGCAGCTCGGATGACAGCTTATCCGATCCGATTACGTAGATATAGTTGTCGTTTTTCCCCTGGTGCAGGTCATCGACCCGGCCGACCATATCGATGTTGAGGTCACAGACGGTGTTTTCGAGTGGCAAGACCGGATTCATGTCGGCGTAATATTCCGATCCCAGCAGTCCTTTTTCTTCACCCGTTACGGTCAGGAACAGAATTGACCGGCGCGGGCCTTTGCCGGCGGCTTTAGCTTTGGCAAACGCCTGGGCAATTTCCAGCACCGACACCGTACCCGATCCATCGTCGTTGGCCCCGTTGTTAACCTGCCCATCGGCACTAACGCCAATGTGGTCATAGTGCGCCGAGATAATCATAATCTCGTCTTTTTTGTCGGAGCCTTCGATGAACCCCAGTACGTTCGACGACTGCACCTGTTCTTCGATGCGTTCGGCCTTAATGGCCACAGTGCCCGTCAGCTTTGGTAATTGAGTACCGGTTGAGCGGGTATATAACCGACTCGCTTCGTTAAACTGGCTGGTTGTTACGTTGAGCAATGCAGCCGCCATATCCGGCGAAATCAGAAAAACGCCAACGGAGCCTACGTCCTCCGTGCCGGGTTTTAACCCTAACCGATTGAATCGGCCCATCAGGGCGCCCCGCTGGGCAAGAACCCGTTGAAAACCGGCGGCCGAGTCGGCCGAGACGATGAAAATCTGAGCGGCCCCTTTTTCCTTCGCCAGCGCAGCCTTCGCCCGCCAGCCGTTCCCTCCGCCCCACTTGCTGGAACTGCTCGTGGCGTCAACCCGCGATTTGCCGTCTTCGGTTTTGGGCTCGTCGTCCAGCAGCACAACGGCCTTGCCTTTTACGTCAAGATCGCCATATTCGTTGAGGGTATTGTCGTTGATTCCATAGCCTACGAACACGGTTTCGTACGGCGTTTCGGTCGGCACACTTAGCAGGCCATTGGTCACGAAATCTTTCAGGTAGGCGAACCGTTTACTGCCCGCGCTGACGTAAAAATCACCCCAGGTCTTCTTATAAAGCGTAAACGGTTGCTGATAGCCCAACTTACCGTCGGCCGTTTTAACGAGCGGTTTCAGGCCATTGGCCGCAAACTGCCCGGCAATGTACTCAGCGGCTTTACGCTGGCCGGGCGTACCGGTTTCCCGCCCCTGCATATCGTCGGCGGCCAGAATCCTGAGGTGTTTTTCGAGGTCAGCCGCCGTAATGGTTTCGGCAAATTTTTGTTGAGCCTGGCTCAGAAACGGCAGGCACATTAAACCGGCCGCCAGTGTTGATGTTAGGAAATTCATTCAGGAGATAATTGAAAACTTTTCGGTCAGAAGTGTTTCGGGACAATGCCCTTTGTTTAACGAACGTAACGGGAAAATCGGTTAAACGAACTCCCTATTTTGGTCTGGTAAATATACTACAGAACGAGGTTAAGCCGGTTCGGGTACGGATTTTGATGGATACAGCATAATCCAGTCCAGCTAACGCGGCTTTTAATTTGTTACGTCAGTTCACGCTGGCGTTTATCGGGCAAATTCGCGTAGTTTTAATCATCTTTTACTGCCTTTGTTTCCTGTTCATGAGTGAAAACCTGTATACCGAGGAGTACACCGCGTATCAACTGGAGCGCAGCGCTTTCCGCCAGTGGGTCCGCAACAACCTGTATATCAAAAACATGATCCGGTTCACCACCGGACCGACCATTGATTTTGGTTGTGGCGTGGGCGAAGTGCTGGAACAGTTGCCGGCCGGATCGCTTGGACTGGAAATCAATGAAACAACAGTAGCGTATTGCCAGAGCCGGGGGCTGAACGTTCGTTTGTATGACCCCGAAGCCGATGATTACCAATTCCGTGGCCTGATACCGGGACAGTTCAAATCGCTGCTGATGGCCCACGTGCTCGAGCACCTCACCAACCCACAGGAAGTAATCCGGAAACTCCTGACCACAGGCGAACGACTCGGCATCGACCGGTTTATTTTCGTGGTGCCTGGCGTTAAAGGCTTTCGGCACGATGCAACGCACCGAACCTTTCTTGACCGGGACTTTTTTGTAAAACATGGATTAACCACCTACGGCTCGTATCATCTGATTCATCAGAAGTACTTCCCGCTCAACTCAAAAGCATTTTCGCGCTACTTCACCCATAATGAACTGGTATCGGTTTATGAAAGAGCTAAGGCAAATTCAGACAGTTAAGTAGTCAGTAGCCGCAGCTTCTGAACAGCGTTCGGCAGGTGGCCTTTCAGCGAATCGGTAAGGGCGCAGTAGAGCAAATTCAGGCGGATGATCGTCTTAGCCTGAGCTACGCGCCGAGCCTGCTGCCAGCCTTTGCGGGCACATTCATCGGCCAGTTGGTTGAACAGTTGAATTTCTTCCTCAAACCGCAGCCGGTTCTGCGTGTACTCTACGGTTGCATTTGAGCCATGCCGACGATAAGCATAGGCTACTTCGTTGATGCCTATAAAAGTGTGCTCCTTTAGCAGCAGATGCGTCGTCAGGTCAAAATCCAGCACAAACCGCCAGTCGGACGAGAAACGCAGTTCGCCAAGCCTGGATTTCTGGTAGCAGATCGTGGGGCAAAAAATGAAATTTCCGCGCAGCAAACGCGTCAGCGCGGCTTCGCCAGTTAGCTGGGTATAAGGCCCTACCGGCTGCGGCTGAATGAAGCGCTTGACCCGATCGGGTAACGAAAAGCTCGGCTGCCCGTTTTCATCAACCACGCTTGCCTGACAATAATACAGCGTTGCGTCTGGATGATCGGCAACAGCCTGCATAACGACGGCTGTGTAGTTTGGCAACAGCTCATCATCGGCGTGTAATAACGTTACCAGGGGTGTATCGGCGCGGTCGAGGCAGGCGTTCCAGTTGCCGGCCATGCCCATATTGCGCTCGTTGTGCACAAGCGTCACGCGGGAGTCGGCGAAGCGGGCAACCAGCGCATCCAACGCAGGGTCGGGGCCACCATCGTTACTGATCAGCAGTTTCCAATCTGACTGAGTCTGGCTGAAAACGCTCTGAATTGCCTTCTCCAGCAGGTCCAGGCCCCGATAATAGGGTATGGCAAACGTTAGCTGCGGAGAGGCCATAATTAAACGACATTAGGCCGTAGCATCCGGCTTTTTACTCTGATCAATGGCCATTTGCCGGATGATCTCCGTCTGCGTCGCTTCAATTTTCTTCAGCTTTGAGTATAACACCAGGAGCGTGATAAAGAAAATAACGGCGCCAACGTAAAGCACCAGATCCGTGCCGCGACCCACGCCGAGGGCATTCGCAATTACGTTACTGGCATCCGGAAACAGAATCAGTCCGATACCTACCGCTGAAATCAGAATCAGCGAGATGCGGTAAACCGTCTTGTCGTGGAGCCGGGTCACAAACCGCAGAATCAGTAACAGAAGCGGTAGCGCCAGCAGGATCTTAATGGGTGTCATAAAGCTGCCAGAAAAGCGGTTAAAGAATCTTTCTGAGAATCAGATCAATTAAAATATGAAATGAGTTGAGCGAACTCTGCCCTTTAGCCCACGAATATTCGCTATACGTAATGTGAACGGGGACTTCGGTCAATCGTAGGTGCGCCTGCCGGATGAGCGACAGAATCTCCGTTGCGTGGGCCATCCGGTTCTCCGTAATGCGAATCGCCTGAGCCGCCGACCGGCTGAACGCCCGAAAGCCATTGTGTGCATCGGTCATCCACATACCCGTCAGCAGGCCATTCACCAAAACGGCCGCTTTGAGCAACACCCGTCGACTGGCCGGAACGGCCCGGATGTCTTCTTTCCGTTGAAAACGGGTGCCGGTCGTTACGTCGGCCTCGCCGGCCAGAATGGGAGCCAGCAAACTGTCGATATCCCGAAAATTATGCTGCCCATCCGCGTCGAAATGCACAATGTAATCAGCGCCCTGTTGCAGTGCGTAGGTCATGCCTGTTTGCAGGGCCGCCCCCTGCCCTAAGTTGATAGGGTGACGCAGATAATGTATTCCCAGGTCAGCCACCGCCTGCTTCGTCTGATCGGTTGAACAGTCATCCACCAGCACAACCGAATAGCCCGCCATCAGCAGGGGCATAAGCGTATTGCGCACAACCTTACCTTCGTTGTAGGAGGGAACAACGATGAAAACGGAAGCGGGGTCAACCTCCCGGCCGATGGAAGCAGGCTGCGGGTTCATCAGTTATTGATCCGATAAATTTTCAGACTTCCCAGTTCATTGAGCAGGGTCATGCAACGGGTTTCGACCGGCTGCTTTACCTCTTCAAACACTATATACTTAACGTTCAGTTTCTTTAGTTTAGGCGAACATGGGTCAATGTAAACACCATACGCATCGTAGCTGCCGCCGTTGTCGATAATTGTTGTGTCGGTGGGATTGGGATACGACCGATAGACCGAATGGGCATAGCGATTATATACCGTATCCCGTTTAGCGGTCGGGTCAATCACCCGCATAGTCGCAAAGTTCGGCGTGTATTTTACCCCGCTTACCTGCTTTACGCCGGTAGCTCCGACCAGATACGTCAGGTAATTATTTCCGAAAACCACCCAACGGGCCTCGGGGTCCTGCTGCCGAATACTCTCGACGGCCCGGTACAGAACGTTCTCGGTAACGGGCGATAATCCTTTGGCTAATGGGTTAACACTCAGGTTCGGCAACAAAGCGATCACGATGCCCACGCAAAACAGTATTTGCCGATACGAGAATGACCAGACCGGTATGAGCAGAGCGTTCAGTACGCCGAAATAAACGGCCCCCATCACCAACTGATCGGTGCGGAAGAAACCAGGCGCGTCGGTATAATTCTGATAGGCTGCAATGACAACGGTTGCCACGGCTGCAGCAACGACCAGCCCCCGAACGGCCGACGATACATTGACGGCTGTTCGGCGTGTATCGCCCAGAAACAGGATGGTCAGCAGCACGTTCCCCAGACCAAAGGGTATCTGAGCACGTCGGGTAGGACTGGTGCTCATCAGGGTTAGTTTACTCAGCCATTCGGGAAAGCCGACTTCAATCCAGAGCCAGCCGAACAAGACAAACAGGGCAACGCCCGCCAGGGTATAATCCACTTGCCGGGTCGTACCCCACTGGTAAGCCAGCCAGATCAGGATAATCGGCGCAAAGGTCAGGTAATGGGATAACTCGCAGATGTTCAGCCACGTAGCTGGGAAATGCTGATCGGAGATAAAGAAGCTGTTGAAATACTCCGAAAACCAGTTGCCTACAAACCCCGTCCCGCCGTATTCGACCCGCTTACCAGGATAGGCCGTATTCAGCATCAAATCGAGCGTGGGTTTAGCATCCCGGTAGTATAAAAAACCAACGATACCTATCAGACCCAGCGTAACCAGAACACCTGCACCCTTAACGGGCAGATTGGCAAACAGATCGGTCCGCTTGCGGTTCAGCACATACCCAACCAGCAAAAAAGCCATCAGATACGCCAGCGGCACCTGATAAGGCGGGTAAAGGTGCGACGCAAAATATAGACTTCCCCAGGCTGCCAGAATGGCCCCAATGATTACCTGACGAGTTGTTTCGCCGTAAAGCAGATAGAT is from Spirosoma taeanense and encodes:
- a CDS encoding glycosyltransferase family 2 protein, translated to MNPQPASIGREVDPASVFIVVPSYNEGKVVRNTLMPLLMAGYSVVLVDDCSTDQTKQAVADLGIHYLRHPINLGQGAALQTGMTYALQQGADYIVHFDADGQHNFRDIDSLLAPILAGEADVTTGTRFQRKEDIRAVPASRRVLLKAAVLVNGLLTGMWMTDAHNGFRAFSRSAAQAIRITENRMAHATEILSLIRQAHLRLTEVPVHITYSEYSWAKGQSSLNSFHILIDLILRKIL
- a CDS encoding class I SAM-dependent methyltransferase, producing the protein MSENLYTEEYTAYQLERSAFRQWVRNNLYIKNMIRFTTGPTIDFGCGVGEVLEQLPAGSLGLEINETTVAYCQSRGLNVRLYDPEADDYQFRGLIPGQFKSLLMAHVLEHLTNPQEVIRKLLTTGERLGIDRFIFVVPGVKGFRHDATHRTFLDRDFFVKHGLTTYGSYHLIHQKYFPLNSKAFSRYFTHNELVSVYERAKANSDS
- a CDS encoding DUF2304 domain-containing protein; the encoded protein is MTPIKILLALPLLLLILRFVTRLHDKTVYRISLILISAVGIGLILFPDASNVIANALGVGRGTDLVLYVGAVIFFITLLVLYSKLKKIEATQTEIIRQMAIDQSKKPDATA
- a CDS encoding M28 family peptidase, translating into MNFLTSTLAAGLMCLPFLSQAQQKFAETITAADLEKHLRILAADDMQGRETGTPGQRKAAEYIAGQFAANGLKPLVKTADGKLGYQQPFTLYKKTWGDFYVSAGSKRFAYLKDFVTNGLLSVPTETPYETVFVGYGINDNTLNEYGDLDVKGKAVVLLDDEPKTEDGKSRVDATSSSSKWGGGNGWRAKAALAKEKGAAQIFIVSADSAAGFQRVLAQRGALMGRFNRLGLKPGTEDVGSVGVFLISPDMAAALLNVTTSQFNEASRLYTRSTGTQLPKLTGTVAIKAERIEEQVQSSNVLGFIEGSDKKDEIMIISAHYDHIGVSADGQVNNGANDDGSGTVSVLEIAQAFAKAKAAGKGPRRSILFLTVTGEEKGLLGSEYYADMNPVLPLENTVCDLNIDMVGRVDDLHQGKNDNYIYVIGSDKLSSELHKISEDANEKSVKMELDYKYNDPKDPQRIYYRSDHYNFAKHRIPIVFYFNGLHADYHRPTDDVEKIDFKLAERSARLVFFTAWEVANRDQRLAVDSNKQ
- a CDS encoding glycosyltransferase family 2 protein; this encodes MASPQLTFAIPYYRGLDLLEKAIQSVFSQTQSDWKLLISNDGGPDPALDALVARFADSRVTLVHNERNMGMAGNWNACLDRADTPLVTLLHADDELLPNYTAVVMQAVADHPDATLYYCQASVVDENGQPSFSLPDRVKRFIQPQPVGPYTQLTGEAALTRLLRGNFIFCPTICYQKSRLGELRFSSDWRFVLDFDLTTHLLLKEHTFIGINEVAYAYRRHGSNATVEYTQNRLRFEEEIQLFNQLADECARKGWQQARRVAQAKTIIRLNLLYCALTDSLKGHLPNAVQKLRLLTT